The following proteins are co-located in the Paenibacillus sp. JNUCC32 genome:
- a CDS encoding helix-turn-helix domain-containing protein — translation MHDILLVDLETHDVETPGSLPDWNDLRCSRCRCVRSSSSAMQFVALEPYTVVIIHAFGSDSAGMELCEQIRCVSRVPIIVAGGSTDFYWTRKALQLQVNDYLPAPFTIEELSSSLQMITPATDSGDGNPCLRVSHVHAEKEDQVIQEVKEYLEDSKYQNVTLKEIAERMHFNYSYLVQKFKFHEKMTFNEYLLQQRMEKAKFLLVHTDMKIYEIADMVGYNDMDWFYKKFKSYAGVSANMFRKMHGSQTVQIASGQH, via the coding sequence GTGCATGATATTCTGCTTGTTGATCTGGAAACTCATGATGTAGAAACACCGGGAAGCCTGCCGGATTGGAATGATTTGAGATGCTCGCGGTGCCGCTGCGTCAGGTCCTCCTCGTCCGCTATGCAATTCGTTGCCTTGGAGCCTTACACGGTAGTAATTATCCATGCGTTCGGTTCAGATTCCGCAGGCATGGAGTTATGCGAACAAATCCGGTGCGTAAGCCGGGTCCCTATCATTGTTGCCGGAGGCAGCACGGACTTTTATTGGACCCGGAAAGCCTTGCAGCTGCAAGTCAACGATTATTTGCCAGCACCGTTCACGATCGAAGAGCTCAGCTCCAGCTTGCAGATGATCACGCCGGCAACCGATTCCGGTGACGGGAATCCGTGTCTTAGAGTGTCCCATGTCCATGCGGAAAAGGAGGATCAGGTCATTCAAGAGGTCAAGGAATACTTGGAAGATTCGAAGTATCAAAACGTCACCTTGAAAGAAATTGCCGAGCGGATGCATTTCAACTACTCCTATTTAGTCCAAAAATTCAAGTTCCACGAGAAGATGACCTTTAACGAATATCTGTTGCAGCAGAGGATGGAGAAAGCGAAATTCTTGCTGGTACACACCGACATGAAGATATACGAAATCGCTGACATGGTGGGTTATAACGATATGGACTGGTTCTATAAAAAATTCAAGTCCTATGCCGGCGTAAGCGCTAACATGTTTAGAAAAATGCATGGATCGCAGACAGTTCAGATCGCCTCTGGCCAGCATTAA
- a CDS encoding endo-1,4-beta-xylanase: MRMNVEKLPKLHEAFGNSFNIGAAVNPITMVTQKELLTHHFNSVTAENEMKFERLHPSEEVYTFEQADQIISFAKSNGMAVRGHTLVWHNQTPEWVFQNSSGGKAGRELLLARMKAHIDEVVGRYRGDIHAWDVVNEAITDSGSELLSSSPWLASIGEDFIAKAFEYAHEADPQALLFYNDYNESVPEKREKIYALLKSLKEQDVPIHGVGLQAHWNLEFPSLDDIRRAIERYASLDMMLHITELDVSVFTHEDKRTDQAAPTEEMLERQAERYGQLFRLLKEYSGSITSVTFWGAADDYTWLDHFPVRGRKNWPFVFDENHHPKESYWNLLKEARADQTFQDV; encoded by the coding sequence ATGAGAATGAATGTGGAGAAACTGCCCAAGCTTCATGAAGCCTTTGGAAATAGCTTCAACATCGGAGCTGCCGTGAATCCGATCACGATGGTGACCCAAAAGGAATTGTTGACGCACCATTTCAACAGCGTTACGGCGGAAAATGAAATGAAATTCGAGCGATTGCACCCATCGGAAGAGGTATATACATTCGAGCAAGCCGACCAGATTATATCGTTTGCCAAATCGAACGGAATGGCGGTGCGAGGACATACCCTCGTATGGCATAATCAGACGCCGGAATGGGTGTTTCAAAACAGCTCCGGCGGAAAAGCCGGCCGCGAGCTGCTGCTTGCGCGGATGAAAGCGCACATCGATGAGGTGGTTGGCCGTTATCGCGGAGATATCCATGCTTGGGATGTCGTGAACGAAGCCATTACCGACAGCGGAAGCGAACTTCTTAGTTCTTCCCCGTGGCTTGCGTCAATCGGGGAGGATTTTATCGCCAAGGCATTCGAATACGCGCATGAAGCGGATCCGCAAGCGCTGCTGTTTTATAACGATTACAACGAATCCGTACCGGAGAAGAGGGAGAAGATTTACGCGCTCCTTAAATCGTTAAAGGAGCAGGATGTGCCGATTCACGGCGTCGGGCTTCAAGCTCATTGGAATCTGGAGTTCCCTTCGCTTGACGATATCCGCAGGGCCATCGAAAGATATGCAAGCCTTGACATGATGCTCCATATAACGGAGCTTGACGTATCCGTTTTCACGCATGAGGATAAGCGGACCGATCAGGCGGCGCCGACGGAAGAAATGCTTGAGCGCCAGGCGGAGCGTTACGGACAATTGTTCCGGCTGCTTAAAGAGTACAGCGGCAGCATAACTTCCGTAACCTTCTGGGGCGCGGCGGACGATTATACCTGGCTGGATCATTTTCCGGTAAGGGGCCGCAAAAATTGGCCGTTTGTCTTCGATGAGAATCATCATCCGAAGGAATCTTACTGGAACCTGTTGAAGGAAGCCAGGGCAGATCAGACATTTCAGGATGTTTGA
- a CDS encoding SGNH/GDSL hydrolase family protein, which produces MADHGTTAANETDGPAAPQNPVVGRRGLYILYETMIEATIRPNGKYTQEIYLDGSQLVDKARFTGGVTDETILELLKSSSGLRRLVDCIGISVHAHERDASSALFTFWNWGKANPYETGSRQTITCPANGTETLLVLDDDEGRYSDDHVPGKFVFEFERGGALATASIVFYLRDGYQVPEVAADPPVDVESQAYQDMIKKSLISPGHNKRLKAAIEKAKRGEPVTIAYIGGSITQGAGAVPLHSQCYAYQSYDLFKRRFAPAADSPMRLIKAGVGGTPSELGIVRYDRDVLREGEVQPDIVIVEFAVNDAGDETKGNCYESLVLKALRADHKPAVILLFSVFVNDWNLQDRLAPVGWHYNLPMVSVKDAVTEQFRYSKEQGNVITKRQFFYDIYHPTNAGHRVMADCLGWLFEVTDRSSIDEEDLTDVQSPLIGNDFALTKLLDRRNGDRFARIDPGGFSDTDTDLQTAEMDDHAYGTPQFPHNWMHTADSGKHSFKMTIRSKSLILVYKDSGSRAFGTANIWVDRKLKKTADPHEVNWTHCSAVILYNESKSEEHVVEIQMAEGHEDKRFTILGFGYVP; this is translated from the coding sequence ATGGCAGACCATGGGACGACAGCGGCAAATGAAACGGATGGCCCGGCCGCACCGCAGAATCCGGTAGTCGGACGCCGCGGACTTTACATCCTATATGAGACGATGATCGAAGCGACGATTCGTCCCAATGGGAAATATACGCAAGAGATTTACCTGGACGGGAGCCAACTCGTCGATAAAGCCCGATTTACGGGAGGTGTGACGGATGAAACCATTCTTGAGCTGCTAAAGAGCAGCAGCGGTCTCCGCCGGCTGGTGGACTGTATCGGGATCTCCGTTCATGCTCATGAACGAGACGCATCGAGCGCCCTATTCACATTTTGGAACTGGGGAAAAGCGAATCCATACGAAACGGGATCCCGGCAGACTATAACCTGTCCAGCCAACGGAACGGAAACGCTCTTGGTTCTGGATGACGACGAGGGTCGATATTCGGATGACCATGTTCCGGGCAAATTCGTCTTTGAGTTTGAGCGAGGGGGCGCGTTGGCAACGGCAAGCATCGTATTCTATCTTCGTGACGGTTACCAAGTTCCCGAGGTTGCAGCCGACCCGCCGGTCGATGTGGAATCACAAGCATATCAAGACATGATAAAGAAATCGCTCATAAGTCCGGGCCATAACAAACGACTAAAAGCGGCGATCGAAAAAGCGAAGCGAGGCGAGCCCGTAACCATCGCCTACATCGGTGGTTCCATCACCCAAGGGGCCGGTGCTGTCCCGCTCCATTCCCAATGCTACGCATACCAATCCTATGACCTGTTCAAGCGAAGGTTTGCACCAGCCGCCGACAGCCCGATGCGTCTGATCAAAGCCGGCGTAGGCGGCACGCCGTCGGAGCTGGGCATCGTCCGCTATGATCGGGATGTGCTTCGAGAAGGGGAGGTACAGCCGGATATCGTGATCGTCGAGTTTGCCGTCAACGACGCCGGCGACGAAACGAAAGGAAACTGTTACGAGAGCCTGGTCCTCAAGGCTCTTCGTGCCGATCACAAGCCGGCGGTGATTTTGCTGTTCAGCGTATTCGTGAACGACTGGAATCTTCAAGACCGGCTAGCTCCCGTAGGCTGGCATTACAACCTTCCGATGGTCAGCGTGAAGGATGCGGTCACGGAACAGTTTCGATACAGCAAGGAGCAAGGCAACGTGATTACGAAAAGGCAGTTTTTCTACGACATATATCATCCGACCAATGCAGGACATCGGGTGATGGCCGATTGTTTGGGCTGGTTATTCGAGGTAACCGATCGTTCCTCCATCGACGAGGAGGACCTGACGGATGTACAGTCTCCGCTGATCGGAAATGACTTCGCTTTAACGAAGCTGCTCGATCGCAGGAATGGCGACCGTTTCGCCCGCATTGATCCTGGCGGTTTTTCGGACACCGACACGGATCTGCAGACGGCGGAAATGGACGATCATGCATACGGGACGCCGCAATTCCCGCACAACTGGATGCATACGGCCGATTCCGGCAAGCACAGCTTTAAAATGACCATCCGGAGCAAGAGTCTTATCCTTGTGTATAAAGATTCCGGAAGCCGGGCATTCGGGACCGCGAACATATGGGTAGACAGGAAGCTGAAGAAGACCGCCGATCCGCATGAAGTCAATTGGACGCACTGCAGCGCCGTGATTTTATACAATGAGTCCAAGTCAGAAGAACATGTGGTAGAGATCCAAATGGCGGAAGGGCACGAGGATAAGCGATTCACGATTTTGGGCTTCGGTTACGTCCCGTAG
- a CDS encoding endo-1,4-beta-xylanase yields MSKLGRWAVTSVATAVAASVVLLLIVSYMDSRNKQAAESQAQGTLEEGAAELRGNSEASNGNSSAESPARANKPASTEPQAQPSVRQDIPSLHELFEEDFPIGAAIEPNQTNGPSSELLKKHVRWLVAENAMKPDAIQPSEGQFKWTNADRIVEFAKENNMQVRFHTLVWHTQVGAWFFQDAEGKPMVDETDPKRQEANKKLLLERLDTHVRTIVGRYKGEITSWDVVNEVIEPGDPDGMRASDWYKIAGTDYIATAFRAAREAGGPEAKLYINDYGTDNPVKRDRLFQLVKDLLEQGVPIDGVGHQTHIDMYGPSVDSIIASMRKFAELGLDNLVTELDMSIYAWNDRSDYGQDLPQEILNLQAERYGELFKVFRQNKHILSGVVFWGIADDHTWLHGFPVARTNAPLLFDQRHQPKPAFWAVVEAAKTEL; encoded by the coding sequence ATGTCTAAACTCGGCAGATGGGCGGTAACGTCAGTGGCAACTGCGGTGGCAGCGTCCGTTGTTCTCCTCTTAATCGTGTCCTATATGGACAGCCGCAACAAGCAGGCCGCGGAAAGTCAGGCACAAGGAACACTGGAGGAAGGAGCCGCGGAGCTAAGGGGGAACTCCGAAGCGTCGAACGGGAATTCGAGTGCCGAATCCCCAGCTAGGGCAAACAAACCCGCGTCTACTGAACCGCAGGCACAACCGTCTGTACGGCAAGATATTCCATCGCTTCATGAACTATTCGAGGAGGATTTTCCGATCGGCGCCGCGATCGAACCGAATCAGACCAACGGCCCATCGTCGGAGCTGCTGAAGAAGCATGTCCGCTGGCTGGTGGCGGAGAACGCAATGAAGCCGGATGCGATCCAGCCATCGGAAGGCCAGTTTAAATGGACGAACGCCGACCGAATCGTGGAATTTGCCAAGGAGAACAACATGCAAGTCCGTTTCCATACCCTGGTCTGGCATACCCAAGTTGGTGCATGGTTTTTCCAAGATGCGGAAGGCAAGCCGATGGTGGATGAGACAGACCCCAAGCGCCAGGAAGCGAACAAAAAATTGCTGCTGGAACGCCTGGATACCCACGTAAGGACGATCGTCGGCCGATATAAGGGCGAGATTACGTCATGGGACGTGGTGAATGAAGTCATTGAACCCGGGGATCCGGACGGGATGCGCGCGAGCGATTGGTATAAAATTGCCGGTACCGATTACATCGCAACGGCTTTTCGAGCGGCTCGGGAAGCCGGAGGACCTGAAGCGAAGCTCTATATTAACGATTACGGAACGGATAACCCTGTGAAAAGGGACCGTTTGTTTCAGCTGGTGAAAGATTTGCTGGAGCAAGGTGTTCCGATCGACGGTGTCGGACATCAGACGCATATTGACATGTATGGTCCATCGGTGGATTCCATCATCGCGTCGATGCGAAAATTCGCGGAGCTTGGCCTCGACAATCTCGTCACCGAGCTCGACATGAGCATTTATGCCTGGAACGACCGCAGCGATTACGGCCAAGATCTCCCGCAAGAAATCCTAAACCTGCAAGCCGAACGATATGGCGAGTTGTTTAAGGTATTCCGCCAAAACAAGCACATTCTTAGCGGCGTCGTATTTTGGGGCATCGCCGACGATCATACCTGGCTTCATGGTTTTCCGGTCGCACGTACCAATGCGCCTTTGCTGTTCGATCAACGACATCAGCCCAAACCGGCATTTTGGGCCGTTGTTGAGGCGGCGAAGACCGAGTTATAA
- a CDS encoding alpha/beta hydrolase: MKEKAPAGFDRQREHIARGIIETVGYASETVGNDRKAMIYTPPGYGDDKTYNVLYLLHGIGGDESEWHRHADPQTILDNLCADGKLAPMIVVFPNGRAMPNDRAEGDLFDPDKVKAFETFEFDLLNDLIPFVESRYSVSTGRENRAIAGLSMGGGQSLNIGLKHLDRFAWIGAFSPAPNTKSPEQLVPHPEEASARLKLLWLSCGDEDSLKPISDRTHAYLAEHQVPHIWFEEPGGHDWSVWKSDLYHFSQHLFKDS; the protein is encoded by the coding sequence ATGAAGGAGAAGGCCCCGGCCGGATTCGACCGGCAACGGGAACATATCGCCAGGGGAATAATCGAAACGGTGGGATATGCATCCGAAACGGTGGGCAATGATCGAAAGGCTATGATCTACACGCCTCCGGGGTATGGCGATGATAAAACGTACAACGTGCTTTATTTATTGCATGGGATCGGTGGTGATGAGTCGGAATGGCACCGCCATGCGGATCCGCAGACGATTCTGGATAATCTATGCGCGGATGGGAAGCTCGCGCCGATGATCGTCGTTTTTCCCAATGGCCGTGCGATGCCGAACGATCGGGCTGAAGGGGACCTGTTTGATCCGGACAAAGTGAAAGCATTCGAGACGTTCGAATTCGATTTGCTAAACGACCTGATTCCCTTTGTCGAGTCGCGTTATTCGGTATCGACAGGTCGGGAAAACCGTGCGATTGCGGGGTTGTCCATGGGCGGGGGGCAATCCTTGAATATCGGCTTGAAGCACCTCGACCGTTTCGCATGGATCGGCGCTTTTTCCCCGGCTCCCAATACGAAATCTCCTGAACAGCTCGTCCCGCATCCGGAAGAAGCGTCGGCCAGGCTCAAATTGCTGTGGCTTTCATGCGGCGACGAAGACAGTCTTAAGCCGATTAGCGACCGGACGCATGCGTATTTGGCGGAGCACCAGGTTCCACATATTTGGTTTGAGGAACCTGGCGGACATGATTGGTCCGTATGGAAGAGCGATTTGTATCATTTTTCTCAGCACCTTTTTAAAGATAGCTAA
- a CDS encoding DUF1854 domain-containing protein, producing MTTMDEHRGTELADAAGIRYLTPGNTDFTETNGRMLSVCTGGEVHSPVYVHCSFPHTNQRSFLSIRTADNKEIGMIRHLDDFPQGTASLIERQMIIRYFTPAITKVIAVTEEFGYSYWEVATTAGLCRFTVRNGSGNVKFAAENRLLIIDVDGNRFVIPQVDRLSEKEYRMVEMRL from the coding sequence ATGACGACGATGGACGAACATCGGGGGACAGAGCTGGCGGATGCGGCAGGCATCCGATATTTGACCCCGGGCAATACGGATTTTACGGAGACGAACGGACGTATGCTATCGGTCTGTACCGGGGGCGAAGTGCATTCGCCGGTTTACGTGCATTGTTCCTTTCCGCATACGAACCAGCGCTCATTCTTGTCGATTCGTACGGCGGATAACAAGGAGATCGGCATGATCCGCCATCTTGACGATTTTCCCCAAGGCACGGCCTCCCTGATTGAAAGGCAGATGATAATCCGTTATTTCACGCCGGCAATAACGAAGGTTATTGCCGTAACCGAGGAGTTCGGCTATTCCTATTGGGAAGTTGCAACGACTGCCGGACTGTGCAGGTTTACGGTGCGAAACGGCAGCGGCAACGTCAAGTTCGCGGCGGAGAACCGCCTGCTGATTATCGACGTCGACGGAAACCGATTCGTCATCCCTCAGGTGGACCGTCTGAGCGAAAAGGAATACCGAATGGTCGAAATGAGATTGTAA
- a CDS encoding glycoside hydrolase family 43 protein — protein sequence MNKTLITNPIIWADVPDVDVIRAEDAYYMVSTSMHSMPGCPIMRSEDLMHWEIVGYVYDTFEDNEAHRLEDGQNIYGQGSWAASLRYHQGKFYVCFSSNDTRKFYLYCTDNIVQGPWQRSVIDGLRHDPGLLFDDDRVFVIYGNGDIYITELTADTTALKSDGIHQLLFKTEAEGIGLRCEGCHAYRINGYYYLLFIEWPKAGFGNGRRRQICYRSRELLGPYERRIVLDDDLGYRNKGIAQGGIFDTPDGKWYAMLFQDHDAVGRIPCLVPVAWEEDWPVFGMEGKVPERFDVDLPQGAAKPLVISDEFEYESDKLALNWQWNHNPDHRLWSVTERPGFLRLTTGSLAAGVLQARNTLTQRTEGPACMGLALLDTDRMKPGDRAGLVALQSHFGTVGVKVAENGDKFIGMSVNDGDGLEKELETVRFHGRDVHLKIHFDFENSKDVASFHYSVDGSEWMPIGGELNMRYTLDHFMGYRIGLFYYATTQIGGHADFDYFRYEKA from the coding sequence ATGAACAAGACATTGATCACAAATCCGATCATATGGGCGGACGTGCCGGATGTGGATGTCATCCGCGCAGAGGATGCTTATTATATGGTCAGCACCAGCATGCATTCGATGCCGGGTTGTCCGATCATGAGATCCGAGGATTTGATGCATTGGGAAATTGTCGGTTACGTATATGATACGTTCGAAGACAATGAGGCCCATCGTTTGGAAGACGGCCAAAATATATACGGGCAAGGATCCTGGGCGGCCAGCCTACGCTATCATCAGGGCAAATTCTATGTTTGTTTCTCCAGCAACGATACCAGGAAATTTTACTTGTACTGCACGGACAATATCGTTCAGGGGCCGTGGCAGCGTTCGGTCATCGACGGACTTCGGCATGATCCGGGCCTGCTCTTCGATGATGACCGCGTCTTCGTAATCTACGGCAACGGGGATATTTACATCACCGAGTTGACCGCGGATACCACGGCTCTTAAATCGGACGGAATCCACCAGCTGCTGTTCAAAACGGAAGCGGAGGGTATCGGACTTCGCTGCGAAGGCTGCCATGCCTATCGAATCAACGGTTATTATTATTTGCTGTTCATTGAATGGCCGAAAGCAGGCTTCGGCAACGGCCGGCGCAGACAAATCTGTTACCGGTCACGGGAATTGCTCGGCCCCTATGAACGAAGAATCGTATTGGATGACGATCTCGGATACCGTAACAAGGGAATTGCCCAGGGAGGAATATTCGACACGCCGGATGGCAAGTGGTACGCGATGCTGTTCCAGGATCATGATGCCGTCGGCAGAATCCCGTGCTTGGTGCCGGTGGCCTGGGAGGAGGATTGGCCGGTGTTCGGCATGGAAGGCAAGGTGCCGGAACGGTTTGATGTCGACTTGCCGCAAGGCGCGGCGAAGCCGCTCGTGATCAGCGACGAATTCGAATACGAATCGGATAAACTGGCGCTGAATTGGCAGTGGAACCACAACCCGGATCATCGGCTGTGGTCGGTGACCGAACGCCCCGGTTTCCTAAGACTGACGACGGGCAGCTTGGCTGCAGGCGTGCTTCAGGCGCGCAATACGTTAACGCAGCGTACGGAAGGGCCTGCTTGCATGGGATTGGCCTTGCTGGATACGGATCGTATGAAGCCGGGCGATCGAGCTGGGCTTGTTGCCCTGCAAAGCCATTTCGGCACCGTAGGCGTTAAGGTGGCAGAAAACGGCGACAAGTTCATCGGGATGAGCGTGAACGATGGGGATGGCCTAGAGAAGGAGCTGGAAACCGTACGTTTTCACGGCAGGGATGTGCATTTGAAAATCCATTTTGATTTTGAAAACAGCAAAGATGTGGCTTCCTTTCATTATTCTGTCGACGGGTCGGAGTGGATGCCGATCGGCGGAGAGCTGAACATGCGGTATACGTTAGATCACTTTATGGGTTATCGGATCGGGTTATTTTATTATGCCACCACGCAAATCGGCGGCCATGCCGACTTCGATTATTTCCGCTACGAAAAAGCCTAA
- a CDS encoding ABC transporter ATP-binding protein, whose product MLDRKGTKSADLVHWMECDRLPDGGYTDGYLVLSREYLHIFRGSVTSKEKTFSSDAARRSKDAGKPGRDRSVDWAWERIPVERLESLVIVNLVASGMVVAKEREERVIGAFTSGQMKQAVRFAGAFDKMKKNERFEAFEQNEESEGASCPTCGLMYPEEGRPFCPKCMKRHAVFARLLSFAGKYKLSLFFIVLFMLLNSATGLVIPYFQGKVLFDQALAGSGAFAGKIGLVIVIILAFRTLSLLFGVLFGTIIAKLAAKVAFDLKSAVFTALQRLSLDFFMRRQTGHLMTRVNNDAQELQYFFVDGLSYFIVNALNIIGITAVLLWMDWRLTLICLLPMPLVLWLVRSAFPKLWRLSWRRHRRVSALNSIISDSVRGSRVVKAFGKEKVEIRRFQRANDAFSGAEQRFNKLSGTVFPVLNFLTQTGGILIWAFGGWYVMQGRMSFGAVLTFVNYMMMLYGPIQFMNNIVGWWSNCMAAAQRIFEIQDAVPDVAERPGAVHLPAMKGDIVVDNVSFGYEPNKPILKQVSLCARPGQMIGVVGHSGAGKSTLVNLVSRLYDVTEGEIRIDGVNVKDLSTASLRRHIGIVSQDVYVFSGSIAENIAYADPDCQTEDILHAAKIANAHDFIEKLPDGYDTQVGSGGYSLSGGEKQRLSIARAVLHNPKVLILDEATASLDTETELQIQQALDSLVKGRTTIAIAHRLSTLRQADFLVVMDKGVIVEEGTHDELMAMEGVYRELVRKHVEALRMKGEIIA is encoded by the coding sequence ATGTTGGACAGAAAAGGTACAAAATCCGCTGATCTGGTGCACTGGATGGAGTGTGACCGGTTGCCGGACGGCGGCTATACGGACGGATATCTCGTCTTGTCCCGGGAATATCTTCACATCTTTCGTGGCAGCGTCACTTCGAAGGAGAAGACGTTTTCGAGTGATGCAGCCCGCCGGAGCAAGGACGCTGGCAAGCCGGGGAGAGACCGTTCCGTCGATTGGGCATGGGAACGCATTCCCGTCGAACGATTGGAATCCCTGGTCATCGTTAATCTGGTCGCTTCCGGCATGGTCGTGGCCAAGGAGCGGGAAGAGCGAGTGATCGGCGCATTCACGAGCGGTCAAATGAAACAGGCCGTCCGATTTGCGGGAGCCTTCGACAAAATGAAGAAAAACGAGCGGTTTGAGGCCTTCGAACAAAACGAGGAATCGGAAGGGGCTTCCTGTCCGACATGCGGATTGATGTACCCTGAAGAAGGCAGGCCATTCTGCCCGAAATGCATGAAGAGGCATGCCGTCTTCGCACGTTTGCTGTCGTTTGCGGGCAAGTATAAGCTGTCCCTCTTCTTTATCGTGTTGTTTATGCTGCTCAACTCGGCGACCGGTCTCGTCATTCCTTATTTTCAAGGCAAGGTGCTCTTTGATCAGGCGCTTGCCGGAAGTGGCGCTTTCGCGGGGAAGATCGGTCTTGTCATTGTGATCATTCTCGCATTCCGAACGCTATCGCTGTTATTCGGGGTCTTGTTCGGCACCATTATCGCAAAACTGGCGGCAAAGGTCGCATTCGATTTGAAATCGGCCGTATTTACCGCGTTGCAGCGGTTGTCGCTCGATTTTTTCATGCGTAGGCAGACCGGTCATCTCATGACCCGAGTGAATAACGACGCACAGGAACTGCAATATTTCTTCGTAGACGGGCTTTCTTATTTCATCGTAAATGCGTTGAACATCATCGGCATCACCGCCGTGCTTCTTTGGATGGATTGGCGGCTTACGCTGATTTGCCTGCTGCCGATGCCGCTGGTCCTTTGGCTTGTCCGGAGCGCGTTTCCGAAGCTGTGGCGCTTGTCCTGGCGAAGGCACCGCAGGGTGAGCGCCCTGAATTCAATCATCAGCGATTCGGTTCGCGGCTCGCGGGTCGTCAAGGCATTCGGTAAAGAAAAGGTGGAGATCCGCCGCTTTCAGCGGGCGAACGATGCATTCTCCGGGGCCGAACAGCGTTTCAACAAATTGAGCGGAACCGTGTTCCCGGTGCTCAATTTTCTGACGCAGACGGGCGGGATCTTGATCTGGGCGTTCGGCGGTTGGTACGTGATGCAAGGCCGGATGTCGTTCGGCGCCGTGCTGACGTTCGTCAACTATATGATGATGCTGTACGGGCCGATTCAGTTCATGAACAATATCGTCGGCTGGTGGTCCAATTGCATGGCGGCGGCGCAGCGTATCTTCGAGATCCAGGATGCCGTGCCGGATGTAGCCGAGCGTCCTGGCGCCGTTCATTTGCCGGCGATGAAAGGCGATATCGTGGTCGATAACGTTTCGTTCGGCTACGAGCCGAACAAACCGATTTTGAAGCAGGTGTCCTTGTGCGCGAGACCGGGGCAGATGATCGGCGTCGTCGGCCATTCGGGTGCGGGGAAATCGACGCTTGTCAATCTGGTGTCGCGATTGTACGACGTAACCGAGGGGGAAATCCGGATCGACGGCGTCAATGTCAAGGATCTTTCGACAGCTTCACTACGGCGTCATATCGGGATCGTATCCCAGGATGTCTATGTGTTCTCGGGCAGCATCGCCGAAAATATCGCGTACGCCGATCCCGATTGCCAGACGGAGGACATTCTGCATGCGGCCAAAATCGCGAATGCGCACGATTTCATCGAAAAGCTGCCGGACGGCTATGATACCCAGGTCGGATCGGGCGGTTACAGCTTGTCCGGCGGGGAGAAGCAGAGGCTGTCGATCGCCAGGGCTGTGCTGCACAACCCAAAGGTGCTCATTCTAGACGAGGCGACCGCCTCGCTCGATACGGAGACGGAGCTGCAAATTCAGCAGGCGCTCGATTCGCTTGTCAAAGGACGGACGACGATCGCGATCGCCCACCGGCTGTCCACGTTAAGGCAAGCCGATTTCTTGGTTGTGATGGATAAAGGCGTCATCGTCGAAGAGGGCACGCACGACGAGCTGATGGCGATGGAGGGCGTCTATAGGGAACTGGTCCGCAAACATGTCGAAGCGCTCAGAATGAAGGGGGAGATCATCGCATGA